A single Eremothecium sinecaudum strain ATCC 58844 chromosome VIII, complete sequence DNA region contains:
- the DUF1 gene encoding Duf1p (Syntenic homolog of Ashbya gossypii AER035W; Syntenic homolog of Saccharomyces cerevisiae YOL087C), with translation MNQHTMSYGLVPPQSTKNHDMHILPITKFELVHDGFLTCGRDGTLVKHFYFDYPEGYPKRIRMQIHSDWISGMVRVNDYTFLTVSHDFSVSLLKLQEFSNNWSSVILGYHDDYVKCIELLPHEDGVRFVTAGLDKKVKFWSLLENSASLLFEYDNSQPHETGAVYALCALSPSHVIIGDNNGELKIISAVTGELLYKLTDSHASNIRLAKVLQGGKTLITASSDGYVNIWDVNALVSGQLQYALLSQWRRDCSVWCVLDGLNENEILLGDSKGRITSIIRKDDYWQQCSEIDLLVNARENSCGILSMVFTDENKDKLWFSYSSDSNLYLLSLKDSTNTLQCVEGGSALVKSSLLTNRRNVITLNTAGEVQKWDIVSCELVDTFGPNDGSFDDLVKSHCTKEILPHWCSVSIKTGKLFVKLNERLNSTEVYGTALKGYEIINGVEVNDDQRYNLGRLAINSILYEFIRYETKIDKLIRSDLATSKKPSSLNLLNMGDDPSINREPSSSNLKKVSLFTKMTGGTSSSVPTRSVSPSSVPSTPFATDMYHFENRTVDQSDLLLMPKPTTATQGFRVCSQSVQSSSRIPSTAPEMGDKANPRNYHTLPWGDTKAFNPVGPPSQDTAGSSLFVLKSLPSTPPPEGNGYLLPYPTACSHLAHENSSRAAETAPGSTPKDIEFMSDYLATIADTYRHQVSTKQSGFKKFGRKAPDSQFVRDEDAPVIKIKKPCLFLVNYLRAGSCGDTVLFSTVIPAPDYDWNFEDIECATESEDMATDDPAKLDHIQRYALFRKLEQNLPYWLAKLLFQEEMTAKSYPKLNFIVTPWSDQSSSEPTVGKEEKCRHYTHNIFRKKAADIHSSLPSIADNCVRLNAPDMIKVKKIKQFVVERFESKTPEMKNRVSASVWLDLLCRDSVLDNEMTLGTIRSLYWKSNNDIVLSYRRKVCDSPDE, from the coding sequence ATGAACCAACATACGATGTCTTATGGCTTAGTTCCACCGCAGTCCACTAAAAACCATGACATGCACATCCTTCCTATAACAAAATTTGAATTAGTGCATGATGGGTTTCTGACGTGTGGTAGAGATGGTACTCTAGTGAAGCATTTTTATTTTGATTATCCTGAAGGCTACCCTAAACGAATACGTATGCAGATACACAGTGATTGGATAAGTGGAATGGTACGAGTAAACGACTACACCTTCTTAACAGTTAGCCATGACTTTTCAGTTAGTCTTCTAAAACTGCAAGAGTTTAGTAATAACTGGAGCAGTGTTATATTAGGTTATCATGATGATTATGTGAAGTGTATTGAGCTACTTCCGCATGAGGATGGCGTTCGCTTTGTTACAGCGGGTTTGGACAAGAAAGTAAAGTTTTGGTCATTACTAGAGAATTCAGcatcattattatttgaaTATGATAACTCTCAACCTCACGAAACTGGAGCTGTATATGCGCTTTGCGCCCTTTCACCATCTCATGTTATTATTGGTGATAACAATGGTGAGCTAAAAATAATTTCTGCTGTGACTGGAGAGCTGTTGTATAAATTGACAGATAGTCATGCAAGTAATATACGTCTTGCAAAGGTTCTACAAGGTGGTAAGACTTTGATTACGGCAAGTTCAGATGGATACGTTAATATATGGGATGTGAATGCCCTTGTATCAGGGCAATTACAGTACGCATTGCTAAGTCAATGGCGACGAGATTGCTCTGTATGGTGTGTGTTAGATGGTCTAAATGAGAATGAGATCCTTTTAGGGGATTCAAAAGGTCGTATTACATCGATTATAAGGAAAGATGATTACTGGCAACAATGTTCAGAAATAGACCTGTTAGTAAACGCGCGTGAAAATTCATGCGGTATACTATCGATGGTCTTTACAGATGAAAATAAGGATAAACTTTGGTTTTCTTATTCCAGTGATTCAAACCTATATCTACTATCTCTAAAAGATAGCACTAATACTCTACAATGCGTAGAAGGAGGGTCTGCATTGGTAAAAAGCAGTTTGTTGACGAATCGACGCAATGTGATTACACTTAATACTGCAGGCGAAGTACAGAAGTGGGACATTGTATCATGTGAATTAGTGGATACCTTTGGACCCAATGATGGTAGTTTTGACGATCTTGTCAAAAGTCACTGCACCAAGGAAATATTACCCCATTGGTGTTCTGTGTCAATAAAAACCGGGAAACTGTTTGTCAAGCTCAATGAAAGGTTAAATTCCACCGAAGTCTATGGAACTGCGTTAAAAGGCTATGAAATAATCAATGGGGTTGAGGTGAACGACGACCAACGATATAACCTCGGTCGTCTTGCTATCAACTCTATCCTATATGAGTTCATCAGGTATGAAACTAAAATTGATAAGTTAATACGTTCAGATTTAGCGACTTCCAAAAAGCCTTCTTCGCTAAATCTCCTAAACATGGGTGACGATCCGAGTATCAATAGAGAGCCTTCAAGTAGCAATTTGAAAAAGGTATCACTTTTTACAAAGATGACAGGAGGCACTTCGAGCTCCGTCCCCACGCGAAGTGTTTCACCAAGTTCTGTGCCTAGTACGCCATTTGCTACTGATATGTACCACTTTGAAAATAGGACAGTGGATCAATCAGATTTGCTTTTAATGCCAAAACCTACCACAGCAACTCAGGGTTTTCGAGTATGTTCCCAAAGTGTACAGTCGTCCAGTAGGATTCCATCCACAGCGCCCGAGATGGGAGACAAGGCTAATCCAAGGAATTATCATACTCTGCCATGGGGCGATACCAAAGCTTTCAATCCTGTAGGACCTCCTTCGCAAGATACAGCTGGATCTTCCCTATTTGTTTTGAAAAGCCTTCCCAGTACCCCTCCACCTGAAGGCAATGGATATCTCCTTCCGTATCCAACAGCTTGCAGCCACTTAGCGCACGAGAATTCCAGCAGGGCAGCTGAGACAGCTCCAGGAAGTACTCCCAAGGATATTGAATTTATGTCTGATTATCTTGCGACTATAGCAGACACGTACCGTCATCAAGTATCGACGAAGCAATCCGGTTTTAAAAAGTTTGGTCGAAAAGCTCCTGATTCGCAATTTGTTCGCGATGAAGATGCGCCAGTTATTAAGATCAAGAAACCTTGTTTGTTCCTTGTAAATTACTTGCGAGCAGGCTCGTGCGGCGATACCGTGCTCTTTTCAACCGTGATACCAGCTCCTGACTATGACTGGAACtttgaagatattgaatGCGCTACAGAAAGCGAAGATATGGCCACAGATGATCCTGCGAAGCTTGATCACATTCAAAGGTACGCATTATTCCGAAAACTGGAACAGAACTTGCCATACTGGCTTGCTAAACTACTTTTTCAAGAAGAAATGACAGCGAAGAGCTACCCGAAGTTGAACTTTATTGTAACCCCCTGGAGTGATCAGTCTAGCTCTGAACCGACAGTAGGAAAAGAGGAAAAATGTCGTCACTACACTCACAATATATTTCGTAAAAAAGCAGCAGATATTCATTCCTCATTACCTAGTATAGCTGACAACTGTGTCCGTCTTAACGCCCCTGATATGATTAAAGTTAAGAAAATAAAGCAATTTGTTGTAGAGCGATTCGAATCTAAAACACCTGAAATGAAAAACAGGGTATCTGCCAGTGTATGGCTTGATCTACTATGCAGAGACAGCGTTCTGGATAACGAGATGACATTAGGCACCATTAGGTCCCTTTATTGGAAATCCAATAATGACATAGTTCTCTCATATAGACGCAAAGTATGTGATTCTCCAGACGAATAA
- the RPB5 gene encoding DNA-directed RNA polymerase core subunit RPB5 (Syntenic homolog of Ashbya gossypii AER036W; Syntenic homolog of Saccharomyces cerevisiae YBR154C (RPB5)): MDQDNERNVSRLWRAFRTVKEMVRDRGYFITQEEIDLSLDDFRVKYCDSMGRPQRKMMSFQSNPVEESLEKSPHMGSVWVEFCDEPSVGIKTMKNFVIHIGEKNFQTGIFIYQNGITPSALKLLPSVAPATIETFNESSLVVNITHHELVPKHIKLSEEEKRELLRRYRLKESQLPRIQRVDPVALYLGLKRGEVVKIIRKSETAGRYASYRICL, encoded by the coding sequence ATGGACCAAGATAACGAAAGAAATGTTTCAAGATTATGGAGAGCCTTTCGGACTGTGAAGGAGATGGTGAGAGATAGGGGATATTTTATTACCCAGGAAGAAATTGATCTAAGTTTGGATGATTTTAGAGTGAAGTATTGTGATTCTATGGGTAGGCCACAACGTAAGATGATGTCTTTCCAGTCTAATCCAGTTGAAGAATCTCTTGAAAAATCTCCTCATATGGGATCCGTGTGGGTTGAATTCTGTGACGAACCAAGTGTTGGTATTAAAACTATGAAGAACTTTGTTATTCACATTGGTGAGAAGAACTTCCAAACGGGTATTTTCATATATCAAAACGGTATAACACCTAGTGCGCTAAAGTTACTTCCCTCTGTTGCGCCAGCTACTATAGAGACATTTAATGAGTCGTCCTTGGTTGTTAATATTACTCACCATGAACTGGTTCCTAAACATATCAAATTaagtgaagaagaaaagagagagctaTTGAGAAGATATAGATTAAAAGAGTCACAACTACCACGAATCCAAAGGGTGGATCCTGTTGCATTATACTTGGGTTTAAAGAGAGGCGAGGTTGTCAAGATCATTAGAAAGTCTGAAACTGCTGGTCGTTACGCGAGTTACAGAATTTGTTTGTAA
- the RIB7 gene encoding 2,5-diamino-6-(ribosylamino)-4(3H)-pyrimidinone 5'-phosphate reductase (Syntenic homolog of Ashbya gossypii AER037C; Syntenic homolog of Saccharomyces cerevisiae YBR153W (RIB7)): MSLVPLPNGVQECLVEYLPRKSKKPFITLTYAQSLDSRISKGPGIRTLISHPETKTVTHYLRYHHDAILIGCNTAITDDPGLNCKWYPTAISGEDLTNYSPRPVIIDPQGRWNFSGSKMESLYLNKQGKPPIVVVCNLPPNPSKDVTYIKMHKNDNDEIDWLQLFEVLKSKYNLHSIMVEGGAIVIKKLLQRPEIVCSLVITIGSTFLGEEGIQVSPAHEVNLTDVNWWHGTTDAVLCARLAGEAKI, encoded by the coding sequence ATGTCGCTGGTTCCACTTCCCAACGGGGTGCAGGAATGCTTGGTGGAATATCTACCCAGAAAATCTAAGAAGCCGTTTATTACCCTGACCTACGCTCAATCGTTAGATTCTCGTATTTCTAAGGGTCCTGGCATTAGAACACTAATATCTCACCCCGAGACTAAAACAGTTACCCATTATCTAAGGTACCATCATGATGCAATTTTAATAGGATGCAATACCGCTATAACTGACGATCCTGGATTAAACTGTAAATGGTACCCTACGGCAATATCTGGAGAAGACTTAACGAATTATTCTCCGCGGCCTGTCATAATTGATCCGCAGGGCAGGTGGAATTTTAGTGGATCCAAAATGGAGTCTCTTTATCTTAATAAACAGGGTAAGCCACCAATTGTAGTTGTATGCAATCTGCCTCCTAATCCATCGAAAGATGTAACTTATATCAAAATGCATAAAAATGACAATGATGAGATTGACTGGCTTCAATTATTTGAGGTTTTAAAGTCTAAGTATAACTTGCATAGTATTATGGTCGAAGGTGGAGCCATAGTGATTAAAAAGCTGCTTCAAAGGCCTGAGATTGTGTGCTCTTTAGTAATCACAATTGGTTCAACTTTTCTTGGAGAGGAAGGTATTCAAGTCTCACCAGCTCATGAGGTTAATCTCACAGATGTAAATTGGTGGCACGGTACAACAGATGCCGTGCTCTGCGCTAGATTAGCAGGCGAAGCCAAAATATAA
- the SPP381 gene encoding U4/U6-U5 snRNP complex subunit SPP381 (Syntenic homolog of Ashbya gossypii AER038C; Syntenic homolog of Saccharomyces cerevisiae YBR152W (SPP381)) translates to MAIRHFKRKLEAAEISSSDSEEGEPPVPKISESLPASDDQDQNNEEGSSASNSSGEASEGSSSDYEEVVFHRPVFLKKSQKDLANATSNDTQSTTTPTTALDRAKYFNDVNERSKALNVLSATYGTNNELLQQILNLDDNDNLNEKEREQELWLERKKLRKKRLREIELQKQKELEEYEANKLLNDELEASDGIPTEKTAITSQREQNRSKGNKTRFNSDHKDYKPSKARDFKLKDSISSEDTPSNEYSII, encoded by the coding sequence ATGGCTATTAGGCATTTTAAAAGGAAGTTAGAGGCTGCTGAAATATCTTCCAGCGATTCTGAGGAGGGTGAACCCCCAGTTCCAAAGATTAGCGAAAGCTTACCTGCAAGCGATGACCAAGATCAAAATAACGAGGAAGGTTCTTCTGCTTCCAATTCCAGTGGAGAAGCATCAGAGGGATCTTCATCAGATTACGAAGAGGTTGTTTTCCATAGACCTGTATTCTTAAAGAAGAGTCAGAAGGATTTAGCAAACGCTACTAGTAACGACACCCAATCAACTACAACACCGACAACCGCATTGGACCGTGCAAAATACTTCAATGATGTAAACGAAAGGAGTAAAGCGCTAAATGTGCTTTCAGCAACGTATGGCACCAATAATGAGCTACTTCAGCAAATCTTGAACCTCGATGACAATGATAATTTAAATGAGAAAGAAAGGGAGCAAGAACTCTGGCTTGAGCGAAAGAAGCTACGCAAGAAAAGGCTACGTGAGATAGAATTACAGAAGCAGAAGGAACTAGAAGAATATGAGGCTAATAAGCTATTGAATGATGAATTAGAGGCTAGTGATGGAATACCAACTGAAAAAACCGCTATAACATCGCAAAGAGAACAGAATCGCTCTAAGGGCAACAAAACACGGTTCAATAGTGATCATAAAGATTACAAACCATCCAAAGCACGAGATTTTAAGCTTAAAGACTCCATATCGTCAGAAGATACCCCTTCCAATGAGTACTCCATAATATGA
- the MPD2 gene encoding protein disulfide isomerase MPD2 (Syntenic homolog of Ashbya gossypii AER039W; Syntenic homolog of Saccharomyces cerevisiae YOL088C (MPD2)) translates to MKLTIWSLLIFLTPLKALAKVQSIKSVDQFYDIVDNDANYTLVKYYTTWCSHCKRLAPVYDKLSETLPRELGDDYHIEFLEVDCDKFDRALCSRLPGFPVVELVKPLRTAVNDDDSGREKEKEKDDPEPEALGLFDWVWSFWPFGSSHKKHKELDTSRIREYQGIRSTEALTSFVKTAIDYDRYNALAEQVLDNTAIKHTGSPIIEKARIYVASLGADLSSEREKVYKTLKDSTSEQDIEYARLQLHLVNKLAESQETAIHDEL, encoded by the coding sequence ATGAAGCTGACGATTTGGTCTCTCCTAATATTCTTAACCCCTTTGAAGGCTCTAGCCAAAGTTCAATCGATAAAGAGCGTTGATCAATTTTATGATATTGTTGATAATGATGCAAATTACACGTTAGTGAAATATTATACTACCTGGTGTTCGCACTGTAAGCGTTTAGCCCCAGTCTACGATAAACTTAGTGAAACTTTGCCAAGAGAACTTGGCGACGATTATCACATTGAGTTTTTAGAAGTTGATTGTGACAAGTTCGACAGAGCTCTTTGCAGTAGACTACCTGGGTTCCCTGTGGTTGAGCTTGTGAAGCCGCTAAGGACGGCGGTAAATGATGATGACTCTGGAAGGGAAAAGGAAAAGGAAAAGGATGACCCCGAGCCAGAAGCACTTGGTCTATTTGACTGGGTATGGAGTTTTTGGCCGTTTGGCTCAAGCCATAAGAAGCACAAAGAATTAGACACCTCCAGGATTCGGGAGTATCAGGGCATTAGATCAACCGAAGCGCTTACAAGTTTTGTTAAAACCGCAATTGACTATGATAGATATAACGCACTTGCGGAACAGGTATTGGATAATACTGCTATAAAGCATACAGGTAGCCCCATTATCGAAAAGGCCAGAATATATGTTGCCAGTCTTGGTGCTGATTTATCCTCAGAACGTGAGAAGGTGTATAAAACATTGAAGGATAGCACTAGCGAGCAGGATATCGAATATGCTAGGCTTCAACTTCATCTTGTTAACAAGCTAGCTGAATCGCAAGAGACAGCGATTCATGATGAATTATAA
- the APD1 gene encoding Apd1p (Syntenic homolog of Ashbya gossypii AER040C; Syntenic homolog of Saccharomyces cerevisiae YBR151W (APD1)), whose amino-acid sequence MGIFEVFGLGRKINTLPNDVKAAIESNIEICERDCGSCTDPELEKDQAVFDKFKLDRETSLFGSSKVPSANFIVPTSRMDWVHDACSEKKGSVQDCISKWVARHNDGKESSMQCNVSSLPLDIMDVEVLRGKKNTVLVLPHFIKLVGITSDNVDSILDEIAPMLIEGDVDSLLKKDYIEDCNESSFVFLCSHTTRDKRCGKSAPILRKHFNTNLQHHHLYREDSDFRRGGCRVAYINHVGGHKFAANVLIYLRKSRTLVWLGRVTPLHVKSIVDDLIVPEVPRLPNPENVRCVKKYDF is encoded by the coding sequence ATGGGTATATTTGAAGTGTTCGGCTTGGGTCGCAAAATAAACACGTTACCTAACGATGTTAAAGCTGCAATTGAATCAAATATTGAAATATGTGAGAGGGATTGTGGATCGTGTACGGATCCTGAATTAGAAAAAGACCAAGCTGTCTTTGACAAGTTTAAATTGGATAGAGAAACATCCCTTTTCGGATCTTCGAAGGTTCCAAGTGCAAACTTTATTGTGCCGACTTCTCGGATGGATTGGGTTCATGATGCATGCTCAGAAAAGAAGGGATCAGTTCAGGATTGTATTTCAAAGTGGGTTGCTCGTCACAATGATGGAAAGGAAAGCTCCATGCAATGTAACGTTTCATCTCTCCCATTAGATATTATGGATGTGGAGGTTTTGCGTGGGAAGAAAAATACAGTGCTTGTATTGCCTCACTTCATTAAATTGGTTGGAATTACAAGTGATAATGTCGATTCAATCCTTGATGAAATTGCGCCCATGTTAATTGAAGGAGATGTAGACTCTTTATTAAAAAAGGACTATATTGAGGACTGCAATGAAAGCTCTTTTGTTTTCTTGTGTTCGCATACTACACGGGATAAGCGATGCGGGAAGTCTGCTCCCATTCTACGGAAGCATTTCAATACAAATCTACAACATCATCATTTGTATCGCGAAGATTCGGACTTCAGACGTGGTGGTTGTAGGGTTGCATATATAAATCACGTAGGAGGGCATAAGTTTGCAGCAAACGTGCTCATATATCTACGAAAATCACGAACGTTGGTTTGGCTTGGTCGTGTGACACCACTTCATGTCAAGAGTATTGTAGACGACTTAATTGTACCTGAAGTGCCAAGATTACCCAACCCTGAGAACGTTCGTTGTGTTAAGAAATATGATTTTTAG
- a CDS encoding uncharacterized protein (Syntenic homolog of Ashbya gossypii ACL030C; Syntenic homolog of Saccharomyces cerevisiae YER079W), which translates to MTESIASPSSSRDVSSAYSLYEVSISDGATDNISTRAIYESNFTEDDSVVPSLSRPLSRSSVTSGLSMIATKDGIEGRKVPRYGIPPYSLNLLNTMNAPGYWKKKHCDDLTKDSLTGPSMTLREKMRLLNSEKNNKYTRESCSEFVDSYVTSTERGRDNGIGKSASTCGSRSQSIGQPGVSEMSNSSTLGDDTSYLQDIESISSMISGRSQEEWSSSQ; encoded by the coding sequence ATGACAGAATCTATAGCTTCACCCTCATCGTCAAGAGATGTATCATCGGCTTATTCACTTTACGAGGTCTCTATTTCTGATGGTGCTACGGACAATATATCTACAAGAGCAATATATGAAAGTAACTTTACAGAGGACGACAGTGTCGTGCCATCGTTGTCAAGACCGCTGTCGCGGTCTAGTGTGACATCGGGGTTATCAATGATAGCAACAAAGGATGGGATTGAAGGTAGAAAGGTACCTCGGTATGGTATTCCGCCATATTCGTTGAACCTCCTGAATACCATGAATGCCCCGGGTTActggaagaagaagcatTGCGATGATTTAACAAAGGACAGTTTAACTGGTCCTTCTATGACCCTAAGGGAGAAAATGCGGTTGCTAAACAGTGAaaagaataataaatataCCCGGGAATCGTGCAGCGAATTTGTGGATTCCTATGTTACGAGTACAGAGCGCGGCCGTGATAACGGAATAGGCAAAAGTGCCTCTACATGTGGATCCAGGTCGCAGTCGATTGGCCAGCCAGGTGTGTCTGAGATGAGCAATTCAAGCACACTTGGAGATGATACCTCATATTTACAAGATATTGAGAGTATTTCCTCTATGATTTCTGGTAGGAGCCAAGAAGAATGGAGTTCTTCTCAATAG